A region of Pyxidicoccus parkwaysis DNA encodes the following proteins:
- a CDS encoding UDP-glucose dehydrogenase family protein has translation MKIAVVGTGYVGLVAGTCFAESGNEVTCVDVDARKVQALQEGRIPIYEPGLEELLHRNAAARRLHFTTELAKAVAPAQVVFIAVGTPEGESGDADLQYVLSAAGEIGKAMKHYTVVVDKSTVPVGTADKVREAIRAVTDVEFDVVSNPEFLKEGAALEDFLKPDRVVIGTHSDRARKLMGELYAPFVRTENPILYMDTRSAELTKYAANAMLATRISFMNDISALCEKVGADVEYVRKGLGSDKRIGYPFLHPGCGYGGSCFPKDVKALVATARDYGLELDLLRAVERTNARQKRSMLAKALKHFGELADRTFGVWGLAFKPKTDDMREAPAVELIEGLLGKGARVQVYDPVAAKVAERYFGNRVLYAPSSYAAAEGAEGLFLVTEWNEFRRPDLRKLRSLMKGHVIFDGRNVFDPVQVKDEGFTYYGIGRS, from the coding sequence ATGAAGATTGCGGTGGTGGGTACGGGTTACGTGGGGCTCGTGGCGGGGACGTGCTTCGCGGAGTCGGGGAACGAGGTCACCTGCGTGGACGTGGACGCGCGCAAGGTGCAGGCGCTCCAGGAAGGGCGCATCCCCATCTACGAGCCCGGGTTGGAGGAATTGCTGCACCGCAACGCCGCCGCGCGGCGGCTGCACTTCACCACCGAGCTGGCCAAGGCCGTGGCCCCCGCGCAGGTGGTCTTCATCGCCGTGGGCACGCCGGAAGGGGAGAGCGGTGACGCGGACCTCCAGTACGTGCTCTCCGCCGCCGGGGAGATTGGCAAGGCGATGAAGCACTACACGGTGGTGGTGGACAAGAGCACCGTGCCGGTGGGCACCGCGGACAAGGTCCGCGAGGCCATCCGCGCGGTGACGGACGTGGAGTTCGACGTCGTCTCCAACCCCGAGTTCCTCAAGGAGGGCGCGGCGCTGGAGGACTTCCTCAAGCCGGACCGCGTCGTCATCGGCACCCACTCCGACAGGGCGCGCAAGCTGATGGGCGAGCTGTACGCGCCCTTCGTCCGCACGGAGAACCCCATCCTCTACATGGACACGCGCTCGGCGGAGCTGACGAAGTACGCGGCCAACGCGATGCTGGCCACGCGCATCTCCTTCATGAACGACATCTCCGCGCTCTGCGAGAAGGTGGGCGCCGACGTGGAATACGTGCGCAAGGGTCTGGGCTCGGACAAGCGCATCGGCTACCCGTTCCTCCACCCGGGCTGCGGCTACGGCGGCTCATGCTTCCCCAAGGACGTGAAGGCGCTGGTGGCCACCGCGCGCGACTACGGCCTGGAGCTGGATTTGCTCCGTGCGGTGGAGCGAACCAACGCGCGGCAGAAGCGCTCGATGCTGGCGAAGGCGCTGAAGCACTTCGGCGAGCTGGCGGACCGGACGTTCGGCGTGTGGGGCCTGGCCTTCAAGCCGAAGACGGACGACATGCGCGAGGCCCCCGCGGTGGAGCTCATCGAGGGGCTGCTCGGCAAGGGCGCCCGCGTGCAGGTGTATGACCCGGTGGCGGCGAAGGTGGCGGAGCGCTACTTCGGCAACCGGGTGCTGTACGCGCCGTCGAGCTACGCGGCGGCGGAGGGCGCGGAGGGACTCTTCCTCGTCACCGAGTGGAACGAGTTCCGCAGGCCGGACCTGCGGAAGCTCCGGAGCCTCATGAAGGGACACGTCATCTTCGACGGCCGCAACGTCTTCGACCCGGTGCAGGTGAAGGACGAAGGCTTCACCTACTACGGCATCGGCCGCTCGTAG